A genomic region of Aureimonas populi contains the following coding sequences:
- the nuoH gene encoding NADH-quinone oxidoreductase subunit NuoH, which yields MDFFWAYVWPAVVIVAQSLLFLVVLLVLIAYILLADRKIWAAVQMRRGPNVVGPWGLFQSFADLLKFVLKEPVIPASADKTVFLLAPLVAVTLALATFAVVPVADGWVIANINIGILYVFAISSLEVYGVIMGGWASNSKYAFLGALRSAAQMVSYEVSIGFVIVTVLLCVGSLNLTDIVLAQALGPGTMLGLPSSFLDWHWLALFPMFVIFFISALAETNRPPFDLPEAESELVAGFMVEYGSTPYMMFMLGEYAAITLMCCLMTILFLGGWLPPFGFAPFTWVPGVIWFLLKVAFCFFLFAMVKAFVPRYRYDQLMRLGWKVFLPISLGMVVLVALVLQLTGWGQAFS from the coding sequence ATGGATTTCTTCTGGGCTTATGTCTGGCCTGCCGTCGTCATCGTGGCGCAGTCTCTGCTGTTCCTGGTCGTCCTGCTTGTTCTGATCGCCTATATCCTGCTGGCCGACCGCAAGATCTGGGCTGCGGTACAGATGCGCCGAGGGCCGAACGTCGTGGGACCCTGGGGGCTTTTCCAGTCCTTCGCCGATCTTCTGAAGTTCGTGCTGAAGGAGCCGGTGATCCCGGCCTCGGCCGACAAGACGGTGTTTCTGCTGGCGCCGCTCGTGGCTGTGACGCTTGCGCTTGCGACCTTCGCCGTAGTGCCGGTGGCCGATGGCTGGGTGATCGCGAACATCAATATCGGCATCCTCTACGTCTTCGCCATTTCCTCGCTCGAGGTCTACGGCGTAATCATGGGCGGATGGGCGTCCAATTCGAAATACGCCTTCCTCGGGGCGCTTCGCTCCGCGGCGCAGATGGTGTCCTACGAAGTCTCCATCGGCTTCGTCATCGTCACCGTCCTGTTGTGTGTCGGTTCGCTGAACTTGACCGACATCGTCCTGGCTCAGGCCTTGGGGCCGGGCACCATGCTGGGCCTGCCGTCGAGCTTCCTTGACTGGCACTGGCTGGCTCTGTTCCCGATGTTCGTCATTTTCTTCATCTCGGCCCTGGCCGAGACGAATCGCCCGCCCTTCGACCTGCCGGAAGCGGAATCGGAGCTCGTTGCCGGCTTCATGGTCGAGTACGGGTCCACGCCTTACATGATGTTCATGCTGGGCGAATACGCGGCCATCACCCTGATGTGCTGCCTGATGACGATCCTGTTCCTGGGAGGATGGCTGCCGCCCTTCGGGTTCGCGCCGTTCACCTGGGTTCCGGGGGTCATCTGGTTCCTTCTGAAGGTCGCCTTCTGCTTCTTCCTCTTCGCCATGGTGAAGGCCTTCGTGCCGCGCTACCGCTACGACCAACTCATGCGCCTCGGTTGGAAGGTCTTCCTGCCGATCTCGCTCGGCATGGTCGTCCTCGTGGCCCTGGTACTGCAACTCACCGGCTGGGGGCAGGCCTTCTCATGA
- the nuoI gene encoding NADH-quinone oxidoreductase subunit NuoI gives MSAIAQSIRSLLLLEFVKAFGLSMRYFFAPKATLNYPFEKGPVSPRFRGEHALRRYPNGEERCIACKLCEAICPAQAITIEAGPRRNDGTRRTVRYDIDMVKCIYCGFCQEACPVDAIVEGPNFEFSTETREELYYDKEKLLANGDRWEREIARNIALDAPYR, from the coding sequence ATGAGCGCTATCGCACAATCCATCCGGTCGCTTCTTCTCCTCGAGTTCGTGAAGGCCTTCGGCCTTTCGATGCGCTATTTCTTCGCGCCGAAGGCCACATTGAACTACCCGTTCGAGAAGGGGCCGGTGTCACCGCGCTTCCGTGGCGAACATGCGCTTCGCCGTTATCCGAACGGCGAGGAACGCTGCATTGCCTGCAAGCTCTGCGAGGCGATCTGCCCGGCGCAGGCGATCACCATCGAAGCCGGCCCGCGCCGCAACGACGGCACCCGCCGCACCGTGCGCTACGACATCGACATGGTGAAATGCATCTATTGCGGCTTCTGCCAGGAGGCTTGCCCGGTCGACGCCATCGTCGAAGGGCCGAACTTCGAGTTCTCCACGGAAACGCGTGAAGAACTCTATTACGACAAGGAAAAGCTGCTCGCCAATGGCGACCGCTGGGAGCGGGAGATCGCGCGCAACATTGCGCTCGATGCGCCCTACCGCTAA
- a CDS encoding NADH-quinone oxidoreductase subunit J codes for MGLQAFFFYVFAVIAVGAALMVVFSRNPVHSVLFLILTFVASAGLFLLTGAEFLALILIVVYVGAVAILFLFVVMMIDLDVGMAKQKALEYGPIGALIALVLLAQLVIAVTGNYFDPALSTATVLPTPPLEEVSNIEAIGLVLYTRYIFFFQLAGLILFVAMIGAIVLTLRHKEGLKRQSIPAQVARTPQTAIEIVKVESGKGL; via the coding sequence CTGGGCCTTCAGGCATTCTTCTTCTACGTCTTCGCGGTCATCGCCGTCGGCGCCGCCCTGATGGTCGTGTTCTCGCGAAACCCGGTCCATTCGGTGCTGTTCCTGATTCTGACCTTCGTCGCCTCGGCAGGGCTCTTCCTGCTCACGGGCGCCGAGTTCCTCGCCCTCATCCTCATCGTCGTCTATGTCGGCGCCGTAGCTATCCTGTTCCTTTTCGTCGTGATGATGATCGATCTCGACGTAGGCATGGCGAAGCAGAAAGCGCTGGAGTATGGCCCCATCGGCGCGCTGATTGCCCTTGTGCTCCTGGCCCAGCTCGTGATCGCGGTGACGGGAAACTATTTCGACCCCGCCCTCTCGACGGCGACGGTGCTGCCGACGCCGCCTTTGGAGGAGGTGTCGAACATCGAGGCCATCGGGCTCGTGCTCTACACCCGCTACATCTTCTTCTTCCAGCTCGCCGGGCTGATCCTGTTCGTTGCGATGATCGGGGCCATCGTTCTGACGCTGCGCCACAAGGAGGGGCTGAAGCGGCAGTCGATCCCGGCGCAGGTCGCGCGCACGCCGCAGACGGCGATCGAGATCGTCAAGGTCGAGAGCGGGAAGGGGCTTTAG
- the nuoK gene encoding NADH-quinone oxidoreductase subunit NuoK: MEVGLSHYLTVAAILFVTGVFGIFMRRKNIITILMSVELILLSVNLNLVAFSAFLNDLAGQIFALFILTVAAAEAAIGLAILVVFFRNRGSIAVDDVNTMKG; the protein is encoded by the coding sequence ATGGAAGTCGGTCTCTCACACTATCTCACGGTCGCGGCCATCCTGTTCGTGACAGGCGTCTTCGGCATCTTCATGCGCCGCAAGAACATCATCACGATCCTGATGTCGGTCGAGCTGATCCTTTTGTCGGTGAACCTCAATCTCGTGGCGTTCTCCGCTTTCCTGAACGATCTCGCCGGCCAGATCTTCGCGCTCTTCATCCTGACGGTCGCGGCGGCCGAGGCCGCCATCGGCCTCGCGATCCTGGTGGTCTTCTTCCGCAACCGCGGCTCGATCGCGGTCGACGACGTCAACACGATGAAGGGCTGA
- the nuoL gene encoding NADH-quinone oxidoreductase subunit L: protein MYQLIVLLPLAGFIVAGLFGNRMGAKASEYLTTGLMIVAALLSWIGFLSFFGGDGEPIRVMMLAWLQSGDLVAPWMLRIDRLTLVMLVVVNTVSALVHVYSIGYMHHDPSRPRFFAYLSFFTFTMLMLVTSDNLIQMFFGWEGVGLASYLLIGFWYQKPSANAAAMKAFVINRVGDFGFLLGVFGLFALFGAVDFDTIFASALATFEGGEAAGEPFFQFAGWTLTTGGALTVICLMLFMGAMGKSAQLGLHTWLPDAMEGPTPVSALIHAATMVTAGVFMLARMSPVFETSTTALTFVTFIGATTAFFAATVGLVQNDIKRVIAYSTCSQLGYMFVALGVGAYGAAVFHLFTHAFFKALLFLGAGSVIHAVSDEQDMRNMGGLRKHIPKTYWMMVIGTLALTGFPFTAGYYSKDAIVESAFAGANSFAMYGYIMTVIAAGLTSFYSWRLIFMTFHGKPRASHDVMHHIHESPPVMLVPLYILGVGALLAGMVFYPFFLGGSYDAFWGGALFAGPENHILHDYHEVPTLVVWSPTIMMVLGFVVAYFFYIRSPESPARMAERNRGLYKFLLNKWYFDELYDFVFVRSSKWLGRFLWKKGDGAVIDRFGPDGVSARVLDAANRVVLLQTGYLYHYAFIMLIGVAALVTFMMFGGTN, encoded by the coding sequence ATGTATCAACTGATCGTCCTTCTGCCGCTGGCCGGCTTCATCGTCGCCGGGCTTTTCGGCAACCGCATGGGCGCCAAGGCGTCCGAGTACCTGACCACGGGCCTGATGATCGTAGCGGCGCTGCTGTCGTGGATCGGGTTCCTCAGCTTCTTCGGCGGCGACGGCGAGCCGATCCGCGTCATGATGCTCGCCTGGCTGCAGTCAGGCGACCTCGTGGCGCCGTGGATGCTGCGCATAGACAGGCTCACGCTGGTCATGCTGGTGGTGGTGAATACGGTCTCGGCGCTCGTGCATGTCTATTCGATCGGGTACATGCACCATGACCCGTCGCGGCCGCGCTTCTTCGCCTACCTGTCGTTCTTCACCTTCACCATGCTCATGCTGGTGACGAGCGACAATCTCATCCAGATGTTCTTCGGCTGGGAGGGGGTCGGCCTCGCTTCGTATCTCTTGATCGGTTTCTGGTATCAGAAGCCCTCGGCCAACGCTGCGGCGATGAAGGCCTTCGTCATCAACCGCGTCGGCGACTTCGGTTTTCTGCTGGGCGTCTTCGGCCTCTTCGCCCTCTTTGGCGCGGTCGATTTCGATACGATCTTCGCCTCTGCCCTTGCAACCTTCGAGGGTGGAGAAGCGGCGGGCGAGCCGTTCTTCCAGTTCGCCGGATGGACGCTGACCACCGGCGGTGCGTTGACGGTGATCTGCCTGATGCTCTTCATGGGCGCCATGGGCAAGTCGGCGCAGCTCGGGCTTCACACATGGCTGCCGGACGCGATGGAGGGGCCGACACCGGTCTCCGCCCTGATCCACGCGGCAACCATGGTGACGGCCGGGGTGTTCATGCTGGCGCGCATGTCCCCCGTCTTCGAAACGTCCACGACCGCGCTGACATTCGTGACCTTCATCGGAGCCACGACGGCCTTCTTCGCCGCGACGGTCGGCCTCGTGCAGAACGATATCAAGCGCGTCATCGCCTACTCGACCTGCTCCCAGCTCGGCTACATGTTCGTCGCGCTGGGCGTCGGGGCCTATGGCGCCGCCGTCTTTCACCTGTTCACGCACGCCTTCTTCAAGGCGCTGCTCTTCCTCGGGGCGGGCTCGGTCATCCATGCCGTCTCGGACGAGCAGGACATGCGGAACATGGGCGGGCTGCGCAAGCACATCCCCAAGACCTACTGGATGATGGTGATCGGCACGCTGGCGCTCACCGGCTTCCCGTTCACGGCGGGTTATTACTCCAAGGATGCCATCGTCGAGAGCGCCTTCGCGGGGGCGAACTCCTTCGCGATGTACGGCTACATCATGACCGTGATCGCCGCCGGACTGACGAGCTTCTACTCGTGGCGGCTCATCTTCATGACCTTCCACGGCAAGCCACGCGCAAGTCATGATGTCATGCATCACATCCATGAATCGCCGCCCGTGATGCTGGTGCCGCTCTACATCCTGGGCGTCGGCGCGTTGCTGGCCGGCATGGTCTTCTATCCGTTCTTCCTGGGGGGCTCCTACGATGCATTCTGGGGCGGCGCCCTGTTCGCCGGGCCGGAGAACCATATCCTGCATGACTACCACGAGGTGCCGACGCTGGTCGTCTGGTCGCCGACCATCATGATGGTGCTGGGCTTCGTCGTGGCCTACTTCTTCTATATCCGTTCGCCGGAGAGCCCGGCACGGATGGCCGAGCGCAACCGCGGACTCTACAAGTTCCTGCTCAACAAGTGGTACTTCGACGAGCTGTACGATTTCGTCTTCGTGCGTTCGTCGAAATGGCTCGGCCGCTTCCTCTGGAAGAAGGGCGACGGTGCGGTGATCGACCGGTTCGGGCCGGACGGCGTTTCGGCGCGGGTGCTGGATGCGGCCAATCGCGTGGTCCTGCTCCAGACAGGCTATCTCTACCATTACGCCTTCATCATGCTCATCGGCGTTGCCGCGCTCGTCACGTTCATGATGTTCGGGGGAACGAACTGA
- a CDS encoding NADH-quinone oxidoreductase subunit M has product MTGWPILSTVTFLPLVGALIILFIRDDNELARRNVFNVALLTSVFTFFLSLGIWIGFDNADPNFQMLEHVPWLGEGGPAYHMGVDGISMLFVILTTFLVPICILASRETITERVKEYMIAFLVLETLVIGVFCALDIVLFYIFFEGSLIPLFIIIGVWGGKRRVYASYKFILYTFLGSVLMLVAIMAMFWSAGTTSIPDLLAYDFPASMQTWLWLAFFASFAVKMPMWPVHTWLPDAHVEAPTAGSVILAGILLKLGGYGFLRFSLPMFPLASADFAPFVFALSVVAIVYTSLVALMQEDIKKLIAYSSVAHMGFVTMGIFAANEQGVQGAIFQMLSHGLISAALFLCVGVIYDRMHTREISAYGGLVHRMPAYATMMLFFSMANVGLPGTSGFVGEFLTLIGAFQANSWVAIIATTGVILSAAYALWLYRRVIFGPLEKESLRGLLDLSGREKLLLYPLAVLVVFFGVYPMPVFNVTAASVEALLNGYTAALDVASTVAAVQ; this is encoded by the coding sequence ATGACCGGCTGGCCGATCCTTTCGACCGTCACCTTCTTGCCTCTCGTCGGGGCACTGATCATTCTTTTCATCCGCGACGACAACGAGCTGGCGCGCAGGAACGTCTTCAACGTGGCGCTCCTGACGAGTGTCTTCACGTTCTTCCTCTCGCTGGGTATCTGGATCGGGTTCGACAATGCCGATCCCAACTTCCAGATGCTGGAACATGTCCCCTGGCTGGGCGAGGGCGGACCGGCCTATCACATGGGGGTGGACGGCATTTCCATGCTGTTCGTCATCCTGACGACGTTCCTCGTGCCTATCTGCATCCTTGCGAGCCGCGAGACGATCACCGAGCGCGTCAAGGAATACATGATCGCCTTCCTCGTCTTGGAGACGCTGGTCATCGGTGTCTTCTGCGCGCTCGACATCGTGCTCTTCTACATCTTCTTCGAAGGCTCGCTGATCCCGCTCTTCATCATCATCGGCGTGTGGGGTGGCAAGCGCCGGGTCTACGCGAGCTACAAGTTCATCCTCTATACTTTCCTTGGATCGGTGCTGATGCTCGTCGCCATCATGGCGATGTTCTGGAGCGCGGGCACGACGTCGATTCCGGACCTCCTGGCCTACGACTTCCCCGCGTCGATGCAGACCTGGCTATGGCTCGCCTTCTTCGCCTCATTCGCGGTGAAGATGCCGATGTGGCCAGTCCACACCTGGCTACCGGACGCCCACGTGGAGGCGCCCACCGCCGGCTCGGTCATCCTGGCGGGCATCCTTCTGAAGCTCGGCGGTTACGGCTTCCTGCGTTTCTCCCTGCCGATGTTCCCGCTGGCCTCGGCGGACTTCGCGCCCTTCGTCTTCGCGTTGTCGGTGGTGGCTATTGTCTACACTTCGCTCGTGGCCCTGATGCAGGAGGACATCAAGAAGCTCATCGCCTACTCGTCCGTCGCCCATATGGGCTTCGTGACCATGGGTATCTTCGCGGCCAACGAGCAGGGCGTGCAGGGCGCCATCTTCCAGATGCTGAGCCACGGTCTCATCTCCGCCGCGCTCTTCCTCTGCGTCGGCGTCATCTACGACCGGATGCATACGCGTGAGATCTCGGCCTATGGCGGTCTGGTCCATCGTATGCCAGCTTATGCGACGATGATGCTCTTCTTCAGCATGGCCAATGTCGGGCTCCCCGGCACGTCCGGCTTTGTAGGCGAGTTCCTCACTTTGATTGGCGCCTTCCAGGCGAATAGCTGGGTGGCGATCATCGCCACGACCGGCGTCATCCTGTCGGCGGCCTACGCCCTGTGGCTTTATCGCCGCGTCATCTTCGGCCCGCTTGAGAAAGAAAGCCTGAGGGGCCTTCTCGATCTGTCCGGGCGCGAGAAACTTCTCCTGTACCCCCTCGCGGTCCTGGTGGTCTTCTTCGGCGTCTATCCGATGCCGGTGTTCAACGTGACGGCGGCGTCCGTCGAGGCGCTGCTGAACGGCTATACGGCGGCACTGGATGTCGCCTCCACCGTGGCTGCGGTCCAGTAG